One window from the genome of Poecilia reticulata strain Guanapo linkage group LG9, Guppy_female_1.0+MT, whole genome shotgun sequence encodes:
- the stc1 gene encoding stanniocalcin-1 isoform X1 — MNCTQSRKRLCAFSCAISCAERTMPLRTGLFLLMVLNASAYELEQNESYSPRRVRFSVNSPSDVARCLNSALQVGCGAFACLENSTCDTDGLHDICKSFLYSAAKFDTQGKAFVKESLKCIANGIISKAFPTIRRCSTFQRMITEVQEECYSRLGICNVARVNPDAIGEVAQLPSHFPNRFYGKLLQSLMDCDEDTVDRIRTSMVPRLGPEMTMLIQLLQNKPCPSTAGAAASVVPTGAETRWRWSMGPNMYKIQPNLRNRDSASHLGKKRPGSDGS; from the exons ATGAACTGCACACAAAGCAGGAAGCGTCTCTGTGCATTTAGTTGTGCGATCTCTTGCGCTGAGAGGACAATGCCTTTGAGGACCGGACTTTTTCTCCTGATGGTGCTGAATGCATCTGCATATGAACTGGAGCAAAACGAGTCCTATTCACCCAGGAGAGTACGCTTTTCTGTCAACAGCCCTT CAGATGTGGCACGCTGCCTCAACAGTGCCCTCCAAGTTGGCTGCGGAGCGTTCGCTTGCCTGGAAAACTCGACGTGCGACACAGATGGCTTACATGACATCTGCAAGTCCTTCCTGTACagtgctgctaaatttgacacTCAG gGTAAAGCGTTTGTAAAGGAGAGCCTTAAGTGCATCGCCAACGGCATCATCTCCAAGGCATTCCCCACCATCCGCCGCTGCTCCACCTTCCAAAGAATGATAACCGAAGTCCAGGAGGAGTGCTACAGCAGGCTGGGCATCTGCAATGTTGCCCGAGTCAACCCAGATGCTATTGGTGAAGTTGCACAGCTGCCAAGTCATTTCCCCAATAG GTTTTATGGTAAGCTTCTACAGAGCCTGATGGACTGTGATGAGGACACGGTTGACCGTATCAGGACCAGCATGGTGCCACGGCTGGGCCCGGAGATGACCATGCTCATTCAACTGCTGCAGAACAAGCCCTGCCCGTCCACCGCCGGGGCAGCGGCCTCAGTCGTCCCGACTGGCGCGGAGACCCGCTGGCGCTGGTCCATGGGTCCCAACATGTACAAGATCCAGCCTAATCTGCGAAACAGAGACTCTGCTAGTCATTTAGGCAAAAAGCGCCCTGGCAGCGACGGGTCCTAA
- the stc1 gene encoding stanniocalcin-1 isoform X2 — protein sequence MNCTQSRKRLCAFSCAISCAERTMPLRTGLFLLMVLNASAYELEQNESYSPRRVRFSVNSPYVARCLNSALQVGCGAFACLENSTCDTDGLHDICKSFLYSAAKFDTQGKAFVKESLKCIANGIISKAFPTIRRCSTFQRMITEVQEECYSRLGICNVARVNPDAIGEVAQLPSHFPNRFYGKLLQSLMDCDEDTVDRIRTSMVPRLGPEMTMLIQLLQNKPCPSTAGAAASVVPTGAETRWRWSMGPNMYKIQPNLRNRDSASHLGKKRPGSDGS from the exons ATGAACTGCACACAAAGCAGGAAGCGTCTCTGTGCATTTAGTTGTGCGATCTCTTGCGCTGAGAGGACAATGCCTTTGAGGACCGGACTTTTTCTCCTGATGGTGCTGAATGCATCTGCATATGAACTGGAGCAAAACGAGTCCTATTCACCCAGGAGAGTACGCTTTTCTGTCAACAGCCCTT ATGTGGCACGCTGCCTCAACAGTGCCCTCCAAGTTGGCTGCGGAGCGTTCGCTTGCCTGGAAAACTCGACGTGCGACACAGATGGCTTACATGACATCTGCAAGTCCTTCCTGTACagtgctgctaaatttgacacTCAG gGTAAAGCGTTTGTAAAGGAGAGCCTTAAGTGCATCGCCAACGGCATCATCTCCAAGGCATTCCCCACCATCCGCCGCTGCTCCACCTTCCAAAGAATGATAACCGAAGTCCAGGAGGAGTGCTACAGCAGGCTGGGCATCTGCAATGTTGCCCGAGTCAACCCAGATGCTATTGGTGAAGTTGCACAGCTGCCAAGTCATTTCCCCAATAG GTTTTATGGTAAGCTTCTACAGAGCCTGATGGACTGTGATGAGGACACGGTTGACCGTATCAGGACCAGCATGGTGCCACGGCTGGGCCCGGAGATGACCATGCTCATTCAACTGCTGCAGAACAAGCCCTGCCCGTCCACCGCCGGGGCAGCGGCCTCAGTCGTCCCGACTGGCGCGGAGACCCGCTGGCGCTGGTCCATGGGTCCCAACATGTACAAGATCCAGCCTAATCTGCGAAACAGAGACTCTGCTAGTCATTTAGGCAAAAAGCGCCCTGGCAGCGACGGGTCCTAA